From a single Aspergillus puulaauensis MK2 DNA, chromosome 2, nearly complete sequence genomic region:
- a CDS encoding HpcH/HpaI aldolase family protein (COG:G;~EggNog:ENOG410PJK5;~InterPro:IPR005000,IPR015813,IPR040442;~PFAM:PF03328;~antiSMASH:Cluster_2.16;~go_function: GO:0003824 - catalytic activity [Evidence IEA]), with protein sequence MSFPTAITGVTHNPQLRLLNALRESKKPIMTFMGLPSFRNGQIVAQTGLDGIIIDCEHGYISDDSMHSSVAAIASMGVSPLVRIRGTHSDLIKRALDAGAHGIVVPQINTAEEAAAIVSYAKFPPQGLRGQGSAFPAIAHGIDIPTYIKTANETLITCVQIESKAGVENVDAISAVPGVGK encoded by the exons ATGTCGTTCCCAACAGCCATAACAGGCGTAACCCATAACCCACAACTGCGCCTGCTCAATGCTCTCCGAGAAAGCAAAAAGCCGATAATGACCTTTATGGGACTTCCATCATTCCGAAATGGCCAGATAGTTGCTCAGACAGGTCTCGAT GGGATTATCATCGACTGCGAGCATGGGTATATTAGCGATGACTCCATGCACAGTTCCGTTGCTGCCATTGCGTCGATGGGCGTCTCGCCGCTTGTTCGTATTAGAGGAACGCACTCCGATCTGATTAAAAGAGCGTTGGATGCTGGTGCACA TGGGATTGTTGTCCCTCAGATTAATACagccgaagaagcagcagccattGTTTCCTATGCGAAATTCCCTCCACAAGGACTCCGTGGCCAAGGTTCAGCATTTCCAGCCATTGCTCATGGAATTGATATCCCGACGTACATCAAAACCGCCAATGAGACGCTTATTACTTGTGTGCAGATCGAGTCCaaggctggggttgagaaCGTGGATGCCATATCTGCCGTACCTGGTGTCGGCAAGTga
- a CDS encoding uncharacterized protein (COG:Q;~EggNog:ENOG410PHNB;~InterPro:IPR002539,IPR029069;~PFAM:PF01575;~antiSMASH:Cluster_2.16): MDIDHIKQRRWNSSVTYDAANIITYNLAIGASGQDLRRCWEDHPEFHALPTFTSLAVIDIMGKVTRDMPTLLPQYKPEKYPHVHAEHYLEMKQPLPTSGTLVSEARIIDVVDRRSGVAVIVGITTKEAKAGSDICYNEWTSFLMKMPTDGAWKPSRLNARSGSSLPARECDTSVDHQTTSEQGALYRAATGEWNPMHIDPGHGRRAGFAGPILSGTCTVGVGVRHVVDTFGGDSSRLKSVRLRLSKPVFPGELIRTQMWEEDDGTRIVYQQVAEDGRVVISQAEIALSPDAKSVRSQL; this comes from the coding sequence ATGGACATTGATCACATCAAACAGCGCCGATGGAACTCTTCGGTTACATACGACGCTGCTAATATAATAACATACAACCTAGCCATCGGTGCAAGCGGACAAGACCTCCGCAGGTGCTGGGAGGACCATCCAGAGTTCCACGCCCTGCCGACATTCACCTCGCTGGCGGTTATTGATATCATGGGGAAGGTGACTCGCGATATGCCAACATTGCTACCACAGTACAAGCCAGAAAAATACCCGCATGTTCATGCAGAGCATTATCTTGAGATGAAGCAGCCACTGCCTACTTCAGGGACACTAGTATCCGAGGCCAGGATCATCGATGTCGTTGATCGCCGCTCTGGCGTGGCGGTCATTGTGGGAATCACGACCAAAGAGGCGAAGGCTGGATCTGATATATGCTATAATGAGTGGACCTCATttctgatgaagatgccaaCTGATGGAGCATGGAAGCCATCGCGTTTAAACGCCCGGAGTGGCTCTTCTCTACCAGCAAGGGAATGTGATACGAGCGTGGACCATCAGACAACCAGCGAGCAAGGCGCCTTATACCGAGCTGCAACTGGAGAATGGAACCCAATGCACATTGACCCCGGGCATGGTAGGCGAGCAGGCTTTGCTGGGCCGATTCTATCTGGCACTTGCACGGTCGGGGTCGGAGTAAGGCATGTTGTCGATACGTTTGGCGGAGATTCAAGCAGACTTAAAAGCGTGAGGCTCCGACTGAGCAAGCCTGTTTTTCCTGGGGAACTTATCCGGACGCAGATGtgggaggaagacgatgggACGAGAATTGTGTACCAGCAGGTGGCTGAAGACGGCAGGGTGGTGATATCCCAGGCTGAGATAGCACTGAGCCCTGATGCTAAGAGTGTCAGGAGCCAGCTGTAG
- a CDS encoding uncharacterized protein (TransMembrane:1 (o30-55i);~antiSMASH:Cluster_2.16): MSKPYEVLKVARRSYELGGEGISEGQRVGIGLAIMAGSILLVVAICVLAKFYILAGQRRRRRKAMCQECQPVYPAALPMHETPVEFMPEEPAPAVTHDHSYRYYCKARDAASESVARDQGLPTYDPAPAYTPHAGEAQNQGSNQTGDASRTEARRYADDAC; encoded by the coding sequence ATGTCAAAGCCCTACGAAGTTCTGAAAGTGGCCCGACGGTCCTACGAGCTAGGAGGCGAAGGTATCAGCGAAGGCCAGAGAGTTGGTATCGGTCTTGCCATAATGGCGGGCTCAATTCTACTGGTAGTTGCGATATGTGTCTTAGCCAAATTCTATATCCTGGCAGGACAAAGAAGACGGCGCAGAAAGGCGATGTGCCAGGAATGCCAGCCTGTCTACCCTGCCGCTCTCCCTATGCATGAGACACCAGTGGAATTTATGCCCGAagagccagcaccagctgtTACCCACGACCACTCATACCGCTATTACTGTAAGGCGAGGGATGCTGCGTCTGAGTCGGTGGCCCGCGATCAGGGTCTTCCTACCTATGACCCTGCCCCTGCCTATACTCCGCACGCTGGTGAGGCTCAGAACCAGGGTAGCAATCAGACAGGGGATGCGAGTCGTACTGAAGCTAGAAGATATGCGGATGATGCATGTTGA
- a CDS encoding Zn(II)2Cys6 transcription factor (COG:S;~EggNog:ENOG410PI02;~InterPro:IPR036864,IPR007219,IPR001138;~PFAM:PF00172,PF04082;~antiSMASH:Cluster_2.16;~go_function: GO:0000981 - DNA-binding transcription factor activity, RNA polymerase II-specific [Evidence IEA];~go_function: GO:0003677 - DNA binding [Evidence IEA];~go_function: GO:0008270 - zinc ion binding [Evidence IEA];~go_process: GO:0006351 - transcription, DNA-templated [Evidence IEA];~go_process: GO:0006355 - regulation of transcription, DNA-templated [Evidence IEA]), producing the protein MSERTRTRISKSIACRRCHGRKVKCSGGVPCTNCRQANKSGECIYPRKSRLVKVSEQYIEDLVSENQRLRRSSSRPLNEEGTALEKAPVLAEAPWFVNADALHTPILVAEASDSAFATRFRQAMSSAQHGHLPRVNFPSDEQLLALSDTPCPWPTPARARLLVRAAVNGLGRCYHIVRRSSILQEVESAMHNRSQIGLVMKSKLWVAFAVGEMYTTRTSTSERTFPGLHYFCKATNVTRMVSERPSVDMVETQLLLSIYSLFLNRRHAAYSLAGSAVRLGVIMGLHLNIPEYQLSDSGEREHRNRIWWTAYTLERMWAAKLGYPAAVRDDEIEVNLPSNPEHVDDSSASDFADCAYFIARIGLARLSTRIIHSIYRQKADAPSLSRRVQDSFGELRRWLKELPVSLQIETKGEGELDPRVRSLHLLFNQLVIIATRPILLHVLRTHLEASGQTPSIEPNIPASATALAETCIRCARHSSRLLVDSWTNGTFMIFDYFYTQYLFSSATILGLSTLLDSKEHQSDEEQFEVAAGFLQQLRDSGNYAAAEFYQHLEAATALMETTKVRLGVREGTAPEIHQNSLTTSGLNPSAFEGGSSMVTDFMTGGTALSEPLLQELLDQPLTDLEFIDSSMYLDDQQGFYWPSATL; encoded by the exons ATGTCGGAGAGAACGCGGACAAGAATTTCAAAGAGCATCGC CTGTCGCAGATGCCACGGCAGGAAGGTCAAGTGCTCTGGGGGAGTCCCTTGCACCAACTGTCGCCAGGCAAATAAATCAGGCGAATGCATCTATCCCCGAAAGTCGCGTCTTGTCAAAGTCAGCGAGCA ATATATCGAGGATCTGGTCTCCGAGAACCAGCGACTACGAAGATCGTCTTCACGGCCTTTAAACGAAGAGGGCACTGCCCTGGAAAAGGCCCCTGTTCTCGCTGAAGCTCCCTGGTTTGTAAATGCAGATGCCCTTCACACGCCGATATTGGTCGCCGAAGCCTCAGACTCGGCCTTTGCAACGCGCTTTCGACAGGCCATGTCAAGTGCCCAACATGGCCATCTGCCCCGAGTCAACTTCCCCAGTGATGAGCAGCTGCTGGCGTTGTCGGATACGCCATGTCCATGGCCTACGCCTGCTCGTGCACGACTTCTCGTCCGAGCAGCTGTAAATGGCCTCGGTCGGTGCTATCATATTGTTCGACGGAGCTCGATTCTGCAAGAAGTCGAATCCGCCATGCACAACCGGTCACAAATTGGATTGGTAATGAAGAGTAAGTTATGGGTTGCGTTTGCAGTCGGCGAGATGTATACGACCAGGACGTCAACCTCCGAGCGAACATTCCCCGGTCTGCACTATTTTTGCAAAGCAACGAACGTTACTAGGATGGTCAGCGAAAGGCCTAGTGTGGATATGGTTGAAACTCAACTGCTCCTG TCGATATACtcgctcttcctcaaccgacGACACGCAGCATACAGTCTAGCAGGCTCTGCTGTACGGCTGGGAGTGATAATGGGactccatctcaacatccccgaGTACCAGCTGAGCGATTCAGGCGAACGCGAGCACCGGAATCGCATCTGGTGGACGGCATATACCCTCGAGCGCATGTGGGCAGCGAAACTAGGATATCCGGCTGCAGTCCGAGACGACGAGATCGAGGTGAATCTCCCATCTAACCCAGAACATGTCGACGACAGCAGCGCATCAGACTTTGCGGATTGTGCATATTTCATCGCCCGGATTGGGCTTGCCAGGCTGTCCACCCGCATTATCCACTCCATATATCGCCAGAAGGCGGACGCGCCGTCTTTATCTCGCCGCGTCCAGGATTCCTTTGGAGAGCTTCGAAGGTGGTTGAAGGAACTGCCAGTGTCACTCCAGATTGAGACTaagggagaaggggagtTGGATCCTAGGGTCAGGTCGCTCCATCTCCTATTCAACCAGCTCGTTATCATTGCCACGCGGCCAATTCTGCTGCACGTCCTTCGAACACACCTAGAAGCCAGTGGACAAACCCCCAGTATCGAACCCAATATCCCAGCATCTGCTACTGCGCTGGCTGAGACCTGTATCCGCTGTGCTCGCCACTCAAGCCGTCTCCTGGTAGACAGCTGGACGAACGGGACATTCATGATATTCGACTACTTCTATACCCAGTACTTGTTCTCATCAGCCACCATCCTCGGTTTATCAACACTGCTAGACAGCAAGGAGCACCAGAGCGACGAAGAGCAATTCGAAGTTGCTGCCGGATTCCTTCAACAACTACGAGACAGCGGTAACTATGCCGCTGCAGAGTTCTACCAACACCTTGAAGCGGCCACTGCTTTGATGGAGACGACAAAGGTTCGTTTGGGCGTGCGTGAGGGTACCGCACCTGAAATTCACCAGAACTCTCTTACTACCTCGGGCCTCAACCCCAGTGCTTTCGAAGGGGGGTCATCTATGGTGACTGATTTCATGACTGGTGGGACGGCGCTTTCTGAGCCACTGTTACAGGAGCTGCTGGATCAGCCTCTGACGGACCTCGAGTTTATTGATTCGTCCATGTATCTCGATGACCAGCAGGGATTCTACTGGCCCAGTGCCACATTATAA
- a CDS encoding uncharacterized protein (TransMembrane:1 (o33-51i)), with protein MHIPLELRETAVEGSNATATTNISSPTPAQTRWLTALGVVFGLVLIAGYIANNYRKGHIKWGKKETIDECEKDDKSLVYLPY; from the coding sequence ATGCACATTCCTCTGGAATTGCGCGAGACAGCGGTCGAAGGTTCAAACgcgacagcgacgacgaaTATATCGAGTCCGACGCCGGCACAGACGCGCTGGCTTACGGCACTGGGCGTTGTATTCGGCTTGGTGTTGATTGCCGGGTATATAGCGAATAACTATCGCAAGGGCCATATTAAATGGGGCAAAAAGGAGACCATTGATGAGTGTGAGAAGGACGATAAATCCCTTGTGTATCTCCCCTATTAG
- a CDS encoding alpha/beta fold hydrolase (COG:S;~EggNog:ENOG410PW0T;~InterPro:IPR000073,IPR029058;~MEROPS:MER0004146;~PFAM:PF12697;~SMCOG1036:alpha/beta hydrolase fold protein;~antiSMASH:Cluster_2.16) has protein sequence MSLTYTKIPIDVQGVSLELSTVHSLNANPPIFFLHGFGSCKEDLADIILQPALRQYGYIAFDAPGCGHSDSHNLSATDIPFLVATALAVLEHFKITKFHLMGHSMGGLTALLLAHHNPDRVLSFVDIKGNLAPEDCFLSRQIFSFPTDDPEAFMDEFIIRTRDAKSFGSPLYASTLRARVRAGAVRSIFESMVRLSDSEDLLGMFLGLPCPKMFMYGEENRGLSYLPRLGKESVDLAEIPASGHFPMYSNPVEMWCRIAEFMKCF, from the coding sequence ATGTCCCTCACATATACAAAAATCCCCATTGACGTGCAGGGAGTGAGCCTCGAGCTGTCGACAGTCCACAGTCTCAACGCCAACCCCCCAATCTTCTTCCTACACGGCTTCGGCTCATGTAAAGAGGACCTGGCCGATATCATTCTACAGCCTGCTCTACGGCAATATGGCTATATTGCATTCGATGCCCCCGGCTGCGGCCACTCTGACAGCCACAACCTCTCTGCCACAGATATCCCCTTCCTAGTGGCAACCGCATTAGCAGTCCTTGAACACTTCAAAATTACGAAATTCCACCTTATGGGTCATTCAATGGGAGGACTCACagcccttctcctcgcccaCCATAATCCCGACAGGGTCTTAAGCTTCGTCGACATCAAAGGCAACCTCGCGCCGGAGGACTGCTTTCTCAGTCGGCAGATCTTTAGTTTCCCGACTGATGACCCGGAGGCTTTCATGGATGAGTTTATTATTCGAACTCGCGATGCGAAATCGTTCGGGAGTCCGCTGTATGCTAGTACGCTAAGGGCGAGGGTACGGGCTGGTGCTGTGCGTTCGATATTCGAGTCCATGGTGCGGTTATCCGATAGTGAGGACTTGCTTGGGATGTTTTTGGGATTGCCTTGTCCTAAAATGTTTATGTATGGGGAGGAGAACCGGGGTCTGTCGTATCTACCGCGATTAGGAAAGGAGAGCGTCGACCTGGCGGAGATTCCAGCGAGTGGGCATTTTCCAATGTATTCGAACCCTGTTGAGATGTGGTGTCGTATTGCGGAGTTTATGAAGTGTTTTTAG
- a CDS encoding glycoside hydrolase family 71 protein (CAZy:CBM24;~CAZy:GH71;~COG:G;~EggNog:ENOG410PI24;~InterPro:IPR005197;~PFAM:PF03659;~SECRETED:SignalP(1-20);~antiSMASH:Cluster_2.16;~go_function: GO:0016787 - hydrolase activity [Evidence IEA]) translates to MKLIHLLSIALGALPQLAFAAPKLVENETRKATDRLVFAHFMIGIVSNRHSAADYDDDMKRAKSLGIDAFALNIGVDPYTDQQLGLAYQSAANNDMKVFISFDFNWYNTGQGSQVGQKIAQYASLPAQLKVDGKVFVSSFSGDGLDVAAMRQAAGQPVFWAPNYHPEMGTNMDVVDGLLNWMAWPNNGNNKAPQPGRNISVQDGDDAYIRALNGKDYIAPVSPWFFTHFGPEVPYSKNWVFPGDLLWYDRWHQILAMGPRFIEIVTWNDYGEAHYIGPLSSPHTDDGCSKWVNDMPHDGWMDMSKPFIAAYKDGAKSVDSYITEDLLVYWYRPTPRGVDCDATDTCMVPANNDSGNYFMGRPNGWETMQDAVFVVTTLTEAATVTVNSGGNVEVFDAPAGASAFQVPMGVGSQAFSLSRNGKVIQSDISLLPIIDGCVCGIYNFNPYVGTLPPGPLDSLENEALFSLTMGLHVSTCSPTPSLGKTTPTAPPGWGDAAPTRTSSVTRPTSTTRTTTSTTRTTTTTRPTTTTTRTTTQTTTTNNPPTNPTGGPGKDCTAGTGPGNYVGLCNFACRYGYCPPGPCTCTAYGARVAAPPSTGVRGVPLSGLDASYLGLCSFGCDHGYCPPTACQVA, encoded by the exons ATGAAGCTCATTCATCTGCTATCCATAGCCCTCGGGGCCCTCCCCCAGCTGGCTTTTGCTGCCCCCAAGCTAGTAGAGAACGAGACCCGGAAGGCGACCGACAGACTCGTCTTTGCCCATTTCATG ATTGGAATTGTCAGCAACCGCCACAGCGCAGCCGACTACGACGATGACATGAAGCGGGCTAAATCCCTGGGAATCGACGCCTTTGCCCTGAACATCGGCGTCGACCCATATACCGACCAGCAGTTAGGGCTAGCATACCAGTCCGCCGCAAACAACGACATGAAGGTCTTCATCTCGTTCGACTTCAACTGGTACAACACTGGCCAGGGGTCCCAAGTCGGGCAGAAGATAGCTCAGTATGCCAGCCTGCCCGCCCAGCTCAAAGTCGACGGCAAAGTGTTCGTCTCCTCGTTCTCAGGCGACGGTCTCGATGTTGCAGCGATGCGCCAGGCAGCTGGACAACCGGTATTCTGGGCCCCGAACTACCATCCAGAGATGGGCACCAATATGGACGTGGTCGATGGTCTGCTCAACTGGATGGCGTGGCCGAACAACGGTAACAACAAGGCACCCCAACCAGGACGCAATATATCTGTCCAAGACGGAGACGATGCATACATTCGAGCCTTGAATGGAAAGGACTATATTGCGC CTGTATCCCCGTGGTTCTTTACCCACTTTGGCCCTGAGGTCCCATATAGCAAGAACTGGGTCTTCCCTGGAGATCTTCTGTGGTACGATCGCTGGCACCAGATTCTGGCGATGGGCCCTCGCTTCATTGAGATTGTTACATGGAACGACTACGGCGAAGCCCACTATATCGGCCCTCTGAGCTCGCCGCATACTGATGACGGTTGTTCCAAATGGGTGAATGACAT GCCCCATGACGGCTGGATGGACATGTCGAAGCCATTTATCGCGGCATATAAGGACGGCGCCAAGTCTGTCGACAGCTATATCACCGAAGACCTGCTGGTCTACTGGTACCGACCAACCCCGCGAGGTGTGGACTGCGATGCCACGGATACCTGCATGGTCCCTGCGAACAATGACAGCGGAAACTACTTCATGGGTCGGCCTAACGGGTGGGAGACGATGCAGGATGCGGTGTTTGTGGTGACCACACTTACGGAGGCTGCGACTGTGACGGTCAATTCTGGAGGCAACGTCGAGGTGTTTGATGCACCAGCAGGGGCCAGTGCATTCCAGGTACCCATGGGGGTGGGATCACAGGCATTCTCCCTCAGCCGCAATGGCAAGGTCATTCAGTCGGATATCAGTCTGCTGCCTATCATTGATGGGTGCGTCTGCGGGATATACAACTTCAACCCATACG TGGGAACGCTGCCACCGGGCCCACTCGATAGCCTCGAAAACGAGGCCCTCTTCAGTCTCACGATGGGTCTTCACGTTTCGACATGCTCCCCGACACCTTCACTAGGCAAGACAACCCccacagctcctccaggatgGGGAGACGCAGCACCAACGCGGACATCGTCTGTTACTCGTCCAACCAGTACGACACGAACAACCACATCTACAACCAGGACAACCACGACCACTCGGCCCACAACCACTACTACAAGAACAACCACGCAgaccacaaccaccaacaaccccccgACTAATCCAACCGGAGGCCCCGGTAAAGACTGCACCGCAGGTACAGGACCAGGGAACTACGTCGGTCTGTGCAACTTCGCCTGCAGGTATGGATATTGTCCTCCCGGACCATGCACCTGCACCGCATACGGGGCACGAGTAGCTGCGCCGCCATCTACCGGGGTCCGTGGAGTGCCGCTGTCGGGACTCGATGCTTCGTACTTGGGACTGTGCAGCTTTGGCTGTGATCATGGGTATTGTCCACCGACTGCGTGTCAGGTTGCTTAG
- a CDS encoding uncharacterized protein (COG:I;~EggNog:ENOG410PI1Q;~InterPro:IPR005065,IPR016715,IPR029058;~PFAM:PF03403;~antiSMASH:Cluster_2.16;~go_function: GO:0003847 - 1-alkyl-2-acetylglycerophosphocholine esterase activity [Evidence IEA];~go_process: GO:0016042 - lipid catabolic process [Evidence IEA]) produces the protein MPLLSNDLPSYTGPYRVGAVDIEAPCDGRLVHTATHRTHGAPAFQLDTVLFTLYYPACPDAEATKGRHRWLLEPARLRGEGLARLANLSNWVIDRVFAFLLWAFVGRLYIPADVDIPLRDPSLSDSPDVSNSSRPGNTAGARRPSNDISSPPQYPVVVFSHGMAASRTDYTQLCGELASRGCIVAAIEHRDGSGPGSTVRRGLGRRGTVYSADRGPGAGVRSLPSVLHFSTDHLDCQAPFDKATLQQAQLSYRKAEIEETIHVLRMLANGEGDDVFRHNARGEGEHLSEWRGRLDIDQVILAGHSYGATGALRTCLGAPSPPLPIAGCVALDPGKSSGPLNDDIAVPLLIIHSHSWSRKISFFMGRPHFDVVKELAQKCLRRTGAAWFMTSLGTSHPSCTDAPVIQPLLLGWATGATIAADEGVTQYARRMQEFIYFVLTGESTGLLAQGETHPSYHESVLVPWTKVYGPRDWTQDWQIHVAPPAKDTAASEASGIALK, from the coding sequence ATGCCCTTGCTGTCAAACGACCTCCCTTCTTACACGGGGCCCTACCGTGTGGGCGCCGTCGATATTGAGGCGCCATGCGATGGTCGTCTCGTGCACACTGCGACACATCGCACCCACGGCGCGCCCGCCTTCCAACTTGACACCGTCCTCTTCACCCTGTATTATCCAGCCTGTCCAGACGCCGAGGCCACAAAAGGCCGGCATCGCTGGCTCCTAGAACCCGCGCGCCTTCGCGGCGAGGGGCTCGCCCGCCTCGCCAACCTCTCCAATTGGGTTATTGATCGCGTGTTCGCCTTCCTCCTATGGGCCTTCGTCGGAAGGCTATATATCCCCGCCGACGTCGATATCCCGCTACGAGACCCGTCCCTGTCCGATTCACCAGATGTCAGCAACTCATCTAGACCCGGAAATACCGCCGGAGCTCGCCGTCCGAGTAACGATATCTCATCGCCGCCCCAATACCCGGTTGTTGTCTTTAGCCATGGCATGGCGGCCTCACGCACGGACTACACGCAGCTCTGCGGCGAGCTCGCCTCGCGCGGATGTATTGTCGCTGCAATCGAGCACCGAGATGGAAGTGGTCCCGGGAGTACAGTCCGCCGCGGACTGGGTCGCAGAGGGACTGTCTACTCGGCCGACCGAGGTCCTGGTGCCGGCGTTCGCAGTTTACCCAGCGTGCTGCACTTTTCCACCGATCACTTAGACTGCCAAGCCCCGTTTGATAAAGCAACGCTCCAACAGGCGCAGTTATCCTACCGCAAGGCTGAGATAGAGGAGACAATCCATGTGCTGCGGATGCTGGCGAACGGCGAAGGGGATGATGTATTCCGGCACAACGCGCGCGGCGAGGGAGAGCACCTCTCAGAGTGGCGGGGGCGGCTTGACATCGATCAAGTTATTCTAGCAGGACACTCATATGGTGCTACGGGAGCTCTGCGCACCTGCCTAGGCGCACCAAGCCCCCCATTACCCATCGCCGGCTGCGTCGCACTCGACCCGGGCAAATCGAGCGGACCGCTGAACGACGACATCGCAGTCCCGCTACTCATCATCCACTCGCATAGCTGGAGCCGCAAGATCAGTTTCTTCATGGGCAGACCGCATTTCGACGTCGTCAAGGAGCTCGCGCAGAAATGTCTACGGAGAACCGGCGCGGCCTGGTTCATGACCAGTCTTGGGACCAGCCATCCCAGCTGCACCGATGCGCCTGTCATTCAGCCGCTTTTACTCGGCTGGGCTACTGGAGCTACAATTGCTGCGGATGAAGGCGTTACACAGTACGCACGACGCATGCAGGAGTTTATTTACTTTGTTCTCACCGGCGAGTCCACGGGATTGCTGGCGCAGGGGGAAACGCACCCTTCGTATCATGAGTCGGTCCTTGTCCCGTGGACGAAGGTATATGGTCCACGAGACTGGACACAGGACTGGCAGATCCATGTGGCGCCCCCTGCTAAGGATACGGCCGCGAGTGAGGCCTCGGGCATCGCCCTGAAGTAG
- a CDS encoding uncharacterized protein (COG:L;~EggNog:ENOG410PXFD;~InterPro:IPR011257;~antiSMASH:Cluster_2.16;~go_function: GO:0003824 - catalytic activity [Evidence IEA];~go_process: GO:0006281 - DNA repair [Evidence IEA]): MPEKWRIYAQELGIDLGSRDDTEYFKWFLACLLFGKPVQQSVASRTYSELINRGITSPEDIQQAGWDRLVEILDEGHYVRYDYSTADKLLDVSAAIKKHGSFGNFLNECKDVEGVSSRLQEIKGVGPKTVEIFMRDMAPILDNE, encoded by the coding sequence ATGCCAGAAAAATGGAGGATCTACGCCCAAGAGCTTGGGATCGACCTTGGTTCCCGCGACGACACAGAGTACTTCAAGTGGTTTCTTGCCTGTTTGCTATTCGGCAAGCCAGTCCAGCAGAGTGTGGCCAGTCGTACATACTCTGAGCTCATCAACAGAGGAATCACCTCGCCGGAAGACATCCAACAAGCAGGATGGGATAGGCTGGTTGAGATCCTCGATGAAGGCCACTACGTCCGGTACGACTACTCGACGGCGGACAAGTTACTGGATGTATCCGCTGCGATTAAGAAGCATGGTAGTTTTGGCAATTTCTTGAATGAATGTAAAGATGTTGAAGGTGTGTCGTCTCGCTTGCAGGAGATCAAAGGAGTAGGGCCGAAGACGGTAGAGATCTTTATGCGTGACATGGCTCCTATTCTTGACAATGAATAA
- a CDS encoding uncharacterized protein (TransMembrane:1 (o28-51i);~antiSMASH:Cluster_2.16) → MSTHTQHQSLTARGQHLVARSFSQRSKAAAIFVTITGIAVVIYAICVVMNYRRWNREQRERREHQYLMRFGEAPPPPPRKASLASRLLCWKLQRPETRQDVLPLHNVGTMAMTAVPAPVAVNNGRHRCEECRDNIVVSDLPAYEPKRTGNVE, encoded by the coding sequence ATGTCGACTCACACGCAACACCAATCGTTGACGGCTCGGGGCCAGCACCTTGTCGCACGCAGTTTCAGTCAACGATCGAAAGCGGCGGCCATCTTCGTCACCATCACAGGCATTGCCGTTGTCATCTACGCCATCTGTGTCGTTATGAACTACAGGCGATGGAATCGCGAACAGCGCGAGAGGCGGGAGCACCAGTACCTGATGCGATTCGGCGAAgcgccccctcccccgcctcGCAAGGCGTCCCTTGCTTCCAGATTATTGTGCTGGAAACTTCAGAGGCCTGAGACTCGGCAGGACGTCCTGCCACTGCATAATGTAGGCACGATGGCTATGACTGCAGTCCCTGCACCCGTTGCTGTTAATAACGGCCGGCATCGCTGCGAGGAGTGTAGGGACAACATCGTTGTGTCTGACCTTCCGGCCTACGAGCCTAAGCGAACTGGAAATGTGGAGTGA